A region from the Diorhabda sublineata isolate icDioSubl1.1 chromosome X, icDioSubl1.1, whole genome shotgun sequence genome encodes:
- the LOC130451747 gene encoding COP9 signalosome complex subunit 2 has product MSDNEDDFMCDDEEDYGLEYSEDSNSEPDVDLENQYYNSKALKEDEPSAALASFQKVLDLESGEKGEWGFKALKQMIKINFKLGNFEEMMTRYKQLLTYIKSAVTRNHSEKSINSILDYISTSRNMELLQNFYETTLEALKDAKNDRLWFKTNTKLGKLYYDRGDFNKLAKILKQLHQSCQTDDGEDDLKKGTQLLEIYALEIQMYTAQKNNKKLKTLYEQSLHIKSAIPHPLIMGVIRECGGKMHLREGEFEKAHTDFFEAFKNYDESGSPRRTTCLKYLVLANMLMKSGINPFDSQEAKPYKNDPEILAMTNLVNAYQNNDINEFEYILKQNRQNIMDDPFIREHIEDLLRNIRTQVLIKLIKPYTRIQIPFISTELNIDVLEVESLLVSCILDNTIQGRIDQVNQVLFLERATINQARYSALDRWANQLNTLHSSIINKMA; this is encoded by the exons aTGTCCGACAACGAAGATGATTTCATGTGTGACGATGAAGAAGATTACGGCTTG GAATATTCTGAAGATAGCAACTCCGAACCAGATGTTGATCTTGAAAACCAGTACTATAATAGTAAAGCATTGAAAGAAGATGAACCCTCTGCAGCACTAGCTTCCTTTCAAAAAGTCTTAGATCTTGAAAGTGGAGAAAAGGGAGAATGGGGTTTCAAAGCTTTGAaacaaatgattaaaataaatttcaaacta GGCAACTTTGAAGAAATGATGACTAGATATAAACAACTGCTTACATACATTAAAAGTGCTGTAACAAGAAATCACAGtgaaaaatctatcaactcTATTTTAGATTATATATCAACTTCACGAAAT atgGAATTGCTACAAAATTTCTATGAAACCACATTAGAAGCTTTAAAAGATGCTAAAAATGACAGATTATGGtttaaaacaaatactaaattgGGAAAATTGTACTACGATCGtggcgattttaataaattggctaaaattttgaaacagttgcaCCAATCTTGTCAAACTGATGATGGGGAGGATGACCTTAAAAAAGGCACACAATTGCTTGAAATATATGCTTTGGAAATCCAGATGTATACagcacaaaaaaataataagaaactcAAAACTTTGTATGAACAATCTTTGCATATTAAATCTGCTATTCCACATCCTTTAATTATGGGAGTTATCAGGG AATGTGGTGGTAAAATGCATCTTCGAGAAGGAGAATTCGAAAAGGCCCACACTGATTTCTTTGAAgcattcaaaaattatgatgaatCTGGAAGCCCCAGACGCACTACATGCTTAAAATACTTAGTTCTTGCAAATAT GTTGATGAAGTCTGGCATAAATCCCTTTGATTCTCAGGAAGCAAAACCGTACAAAAATGATCCTGAAATATTAGCAATGACCAATTTAGTGAATGCGTaccaaaataatgatattaatgaATTTGAGTACATTCTGAAACAGAATAGGCAAAATATTATGGATGATCCATTTATTAGAGAGCATATTGAAG ATTTGCTTCGCAATATAAGAACTCAAGTACTGATAAAGTTGATAAAACCATATACTCGTATACAGATTCCCTTTATTTCTACAGAATTGAATATTGATGTTTTGGAAGTAGAGAGTTTATTGGTTTCATGTATATTAGATAA TACAATCCAAGGTCGTATAGATCAAGTAAATCAAGTGTTATTCTTAGAAAGAGCGACAATAAATCAAGCAAGATATAGCGCTTTGGACAGATGGGCTAACCAGTTGAATACTCTTCACTCTTCCATCATCAATAAAATGGCATAA